A single window of Chitinophaga sp. XS-30 DNA harbors:
- a CDS encoding RagB/SusD family nutrient uptake outer membrane protein produces the protein MIRFLTSIGVCLLLFGSCKEYLDVTPKGRLIPTQVSEFDRLLDNEEIVMSFFLDNNLGCMLAYMTDNIALSEGLANIHYKAFNHPNIDRYYGHIYRAPYKNPNVKDEFWDGGIYGTVKYFNNVIDGVTALKNAQNEAEANKVLAQAYAGRAWVYLHAALAYGPVYQPGASNDTRTVPYVTSADISTPVPDLSTQQEMFRRIGEDLHAALPYAPATTNYPSRPNKTATLAMLAYYHLFTQEYDSTVYYANLAWTAATAAGGPAQVLYDFNALSFSDPGNPLFSSIVSPDNKAHLPTSREMLFFRFTDNGAGSMDDSYPSEEFVALFDQDDDLRFRYFLQAAPGFQTVFGGTPYDDGERIQYYRGAYTFGNAPRFQMTAGLSYPEVLLMRAEGYARTNRPDEAIADLNTLRRYRFKTGTPELTVPGDQDEVIRLVLEERRRELPLGHVKRFMDLKRLCLDQGKPWSKAIITHTVGTTHFEATVNSPAFRLNIPNTILQFNSEWGIPLDTRPF, from the coding sequence ATGATACGCTTCCTGACAAGTATTGGTGTTTGCCTGCTCCTCTTCGGATCATGTAAGGAGTACCTGGATGTAACACCGAAAGGCAGGCTTATTCCAACACAGGTTTCTGAATTTGACAGGCTGCTGGATAATGAAGAGATCGTGATGTCCTTTTTCCTGGATAATAACCTGGGATGCATGCTTGCCTATATGACGGATAACATTGCACTGTCCGAAGGCCTGGCCAATATCCATTACAAAGCCTTCAATCATCCGAATATCGATCGTTACTACGGCCATATTTACCGCGCTCCTTATAAAAATCCCAATGTCAAGGATGAGTTCTGGGACGGCGGAATTTACGGCACGGTAAAATATTTCAACAATGTTATTGATGGTGTGACGGCACTGAAGAATGCACAAAACGAGGCAGAGGCCAACAAAGTGCTGGCCCAGGCATATGCCGGCAGGGCCTGGGTGTACCTGCACGCAGCACTGGCCTACGGTCCGGTGTACCAGCCCGGAGCCTCCAATGATACCCGTACGGTCCCCTACGTTACCAGTGCGGACATCAGTACGCCGGTACCGGATCTTTCAACACAACAGGAGATGTTCAGGAGGATTGGGGAGGACTTGCATGCTGCCCTGCCATACGCCCCCGCCACCACCAATTACCCTTCCCGGCCTAACAAAACAGCCACGCTGGCCATGCTGGCTTACTACCACCTGTTCACGCAGGAATACGACAGCACCGTGTATTATGCCAACCTGGCCTGGACCGCGGCCACGGCTGCCGGAGGCCCCGCCCAGGTGTTATACGATTTTAATGCCTTGTCCTTTTCCGACCCCGGCAACCCGCTCTTCAGCAGTATTGTTAGTCCGGATAATAAAGCGCATTTACCCACGAGCCGCGAAATGCTGTTCTTCCGTTTTACGGACAACGGCGCCGGCAGCATGGATGATTCCTATCCTTCAGAGGAATTCGTCGCCCTGTTCGATCAGGATGATGATCTGCGGTTCCGGTATTTCCTGCAGGCCGCGCCCGGTTTTCAGACCGTTTTTGGCGGTACGCCTTATGATGACGGGGAGCGGATCCAGTATTACCGCGGCGCCTATACATTCGGCAATGCTCCACGGTTCCAGATGACGGCAGGGCTCAGTTACCCGGAAGTGCTGCTGATGCGCGCGGAAGGATATGCGAGAACCAACCGGCCGGATGAAGCGATCGCGGACCTGAACACTTTGCGCCGGTACCGTTTCAAAACAGGCACGCCGGAACTGACCGTTCCGGGAGACCAGGATGAGGTCATCCGCCTCGTACTGGAAGAAAGAAGACGGGAGCTGCCCCTCGGGCATGTGAAAAGGTTCATGGACCTGAAACGTTTATGCCTGGATCAGGGAAAGCCCTGGAGCAAAGCAATAATAACGCATACCGTGGGCACAACACATTTTGAAGCAACGGTAAACTCACCGGCATTCCGGCTGAATATTCCCAATACCATTCTGCAGTTCAATTCGGAATGGGGGATACCGCTGGATACACGACCATTCTAA
- a CDS encoding TlpA disulfide reductase family protein — MKKSLVKLFSRRAGHWLFAFLIINGMAAGTVHAQTPAARPPSATAAPAPVAGDEDMPSLKVGDPAPPLTVEKWIKGKPVSKFVPGHIYVIEFWATWCGPCRAVMPHLSEMAARYKDKVTIIGFNVLEISAGKNKSGDYVTKVANFVKNLGDGMDYTVAADVREETTYKEWMTAAGMGGIPSSFIVDGNGKIAWWGHPMVLEDALELVMDGQMTPTKRMSLWQEFKAKNEKRMALAEQMQQLKKAGDNAKALQLADQLIAETIMGKSPFVIAKYELLKSTDPAKAKAYGNEILKTFANDPLTLQDVARTIINNEDAADKALALGIMEQAIQRCAPDDPFAYSTLAGIYFKNGDHKKAVSTQQYVVKLLEDTSLVEQRQEIKDKAREDLAKYKAGK, encoded by the coding sequence ATGAAAAAGAGTCTGGTAAAATTGTTCAGTAGAAGAGCCGGCCATTGGTTGTTCGCCTTTCTGATCATTAATGGTATGGCGGCCGGAACGGTTCATGCGCAAACACCCGCTGCCCGCCCGCCTTCAGCCACTGCGGCGCCCGCACCTGTAGCCGGAGACGAAGATATGCCTTCCCTGAAGGTAGGCGACCCCGCACCTCCGCTGACCGTGGAGAAGTGGATCAAGGGAAAACCCGTCAGCAAATTTGTACCCGGACATATCTATGTGATAGAATTCTGGGCAACCTGGTGCGGGCCCTGCCGCGCGGTAATGCCGCATTTGTCTGAAATGGCCGCCAGGTATAAGGACAAGGTCACGATCATCGGGTTCAACGTACTGGAGATAAGCGCCGGCAAGAACAAGAGCGGAGACTACGTCACCAAGGTGGCGAATTTTGTAAAGAACCTGGGCGACGGCATGGATTATACCGTTGCGGCGGATGTGAGGGAAGAAACCACTTATAAGGAATGGATGACAGCTGCCGGTATGGGAGGCATTCCCAGCTCCTTTATTGTGGACGGCAACGGAAAAATCGCCTGGTGGGGGCATCCGATGGTGCTGGAAGATGCCCTGGAACTGGTGATGGACGGCCAGATGACGCCCACCAAGAGAATGAGCTTGTGGCAGGAATTCAAAGCCAAAAATGAAAAACGCATGGCGCTGGCAGAACAGATGCAGCAGCTGAAGAAAGCGGGAGACAATGCAAAAGCCCTGCAGCTGGCAGATCAGCTGATCGCGGAAACCATCATGGGAAAATCGCCTTTCGTTATCGCGAAATATGAACTGCTGAAAAGCACAGACCCTGCTAAAGCAAAAGCATACGGGAATGAGATATTGAAAACATTTGCCAATGACCCGCTGACCCTGCAGGATGTTGCCAGAACCATTATCAACAATGAAGATGCGGCAGACAAAGCCCTTGCATTAGGAATAATGGAGCAGGCCATTCAGCGTTGCGCCCCTGACGATCCGTTTGCCTACAGTACGCTGGCGGGTATATATTTCAAAAACGGTGATCATAAAAAAGCGGTGAGCACACAGCAGTATGTCGTGAAACTGCTGGAAGATACTTCGCTCGTAGAGCAGCGACAGGAAATAAAAGATAAAGCCAGGGAAGATCTGGCCAAATATAAAGCCGGGAAATGA
- a CDS encoding sigma-70 family RNA polymerase sigma factor produces the protein MHKISELKGNNEAVFRDIFNEYQYPLYKFLYQKIDSEFYAKEVVQLTFIKLWKYRQHLDPDLDVSIQLFRIARTTLIDEIRKLQTRQRHYQAFQPVGNTADDTMHLVSYKETKARLFRLINMLPPKRREVFKLSRIHCHTNNEIASMLSISPKTVENHLTHALRFIKPFFTLLIIFS, from the coding sequence ATGCACAAGATTTCTGAATTAAAGGGAAATAATGAAGCTGTTTTCAGGGACATCTTCAATGAGTATCAATATCCTTTATATAAGTTTTTATATCAAAAGATTGATTCGGAGTTCTATGCGAAAGAAGTTGTGCAGCTGACTTTCATCAAACTCTGGAAGTACAGGCAGCACCTGGACCCTGACCTGGATGTCTCTATCCAGTTGTTCAGGATCGCCAGAACCACCCTGATCGATGAGATCAGGAAACTGCAAACCCGGCAGCGGCATTACCAGGCTTTTCAGCCGGTGGGAAATACGGCTGACGACACCATGCACCTGGTATCCTACAAAGAAACAAAGGCCCGTCTCTTCAGATTGATCAATATGCTGCCGCCAAAGCGCAGAGAGGTTTTCAAGCTGAGCCGTATCCACTGCCATACCAATAACGAGATCGCCAGTATGCTGTCTATTTCCCCCAAAACAGTGGAGAATCACCTGACGCATGCCTTGCGTTTTATCAAGCCATTTTTTACCTTGCTGATAATATTTTCCTGA
- a CDS encoding FecR family protein: MKDNNRNNDDAQKEKKIADLAKYLEENSLTIDEYLSEEEWSKFLESSGPAKEGAVPDETYGPVYNATLRKSKIKRNIYTGAKLAAVLVICVSAWFLLDVNSYFSRSPAVLQTAFTHKNITDGTEKITLPDGSGILLHPGSEISYRAGFNKERRDLDLTGSAIFDVARNDRSPFTVYCRTIATTAIGTRFQVNGWGEHPYVHLYEGKVIVKGTGDSTVSRYLAPGQAIAYVEKENTFMSMNGPVEPVRGMKAASVGKTKASTPQPAAATPVEIKDETTGGRSYLNFQNKKLSTIFDYLAVRYNVEIRYPTDIALSTNMLLSVDAGQPIDKILENICRVNGLKANKLDDRTYLITK, from the coding sequence ATGAAAGATAACAACAGAAATAATGACGATGCACAAAAGGAAAAGAAGATAGCCGATCTGGCAAAGTATCTTGAGGAGAACTCATTGACCATTGATGAATATCTTTCAGAAGAGGAGTGGAGCAAATTCCTCGAAAGCTCCGGCCCCGCAAAGGAAGGGGCGGTACCCGATGAAACCTACGGCCCCGTCTACAATGCCACCCTTCGCAAAAGCAAAATCAAACGTAATATCTATACCGGCGCAAAACTGGCGGCCGTCCTTGTCATATGCGTGAGCGCCTGGTTCCTGCTGGATGTGAACAGTTATTTTTCAAGATCCCCGGCAGTATTGCAGACGGCTTTTACCCATAAGAACATTACCGACGGAACGGAAAAGATCACCCTGCCCGATGGCTCGGGCATCCTGCTGCATCCAGGCAGCGAGATCAGCTATCGTGCGGGTTTCAATAAGGAGCGCCGGGACCTGGACCTGACGGGCAGCGCCATTTTCGATGTGGCCAGGAACGATCGCAGCCCCTTTACCGTGTACTGCCGTACCATTGCCACCACCGCCATCGGCACGAGATTCCAGGTGAACGGCTGGGGAGAGCATCCCTATGTGCATTTGTATGAGGGAAAAGTGATCGTTAAAGGGACCGGGGACAGTACTGTCAGCCGCTATCTCGCACCCGGGCAAGCCATTGCCTATGTGGAAAAGGAAAATACTTTTATGTCCATGAACGGGCCGGTAGAGCCGGTACGCGGAATGAAGGCAGCCAGCGTTGGCAAAACAAAAGCAAGCACACCGCAGCCCGCAGCCGCTACGCCGGTTGAGATCAAGGATGAGACCACCGGGGGACGGTCGTACCTGAACTTCCAGAATAAAAAGCTCAGCACTATTTTCGATTACCTGGCGGTGCGTTACAACGTAGAGATCCGCTATCCCACGGATATCGCCCTCTCCACCAATATGCTGCTTTCCGTGGATGCCGGCCAGCCGATCGACAAGATACTGGAGAATATTTGCCGCGTGAATGGATTGAAAGCCAACAAGTTGGATGACCGCACCTATCTGATCACAAAATAA
- a CDS encoding TonB-dependent receptor plug domain-containing protein: MQKFLPLRKKYLLLSLLLLMAGAGFAQEKTATIQGVVSDESGKPLPFVSISSKNSVTKKLYRAISDTLGRFSFANMPVEGTYSFDFSSAGYQKRSITGYVIQVGVPNSVYVSMTIDEAKLNEVVVVGYGTQKKVNLTGAVNQISGDDLRDRPVTNISSMLQGAMPNLNIRVASGTPGEMGDLNIRGVTSISGNTAQTGAPLVLIDGIPGTLDRLNPEEVQSISVLKDAASAAVYGARGAFGVVLVTTKSGSSGRTVVRYNNSFGFATPTVSTDFMTTAYDWMKLNDAALAHIGGYSGYTERDYEELLARRNDKTEDPSRPWVTIQNRNGRDQYVYYGNYDWWDIMFTKYQPTQNHNLSLSGGNDKVTFMINGNMKTMDGIMRIQTDKYSSKTLRSKVSAKLYPWLKVSNKHQLLPFQLRLLRPRRRRQRELHPHQRACFTRLRPHQSGWHAAISPVSTTTISGTAFLPC, from the coding sequence ATGCAGAAATTTTTACCGCTACGCAAGAAGTATCTCTTATTATCCCTTTTGCTGTTGATGGCAGGCGCCGGCTTTGCCCAGGAGAAAACAGCAACGATACAAGGTGTTGTATCGGATGAATCCGGGAAACCGCTTCCCTTTGTCTCCATTTCATCAAAGAACTCCGTTACGAAGAAATTGTACCGTGCGATCTCCGATACGCTGGGCAGGTTCAGCTTTGCGAATATGCCGGTGGAAGGAACATACAGCTTCGATTTCTCTTCCGCGGGTTATCAGAAACGTTCCATCACCGGGTATGTGATACAGGTGGGCGTACCGAACAGCGTATATGTGAGCATGACCATTGATGAAGCCAAGCTGAATGAAGTGGTGGTGGTAGGTTACGGTACACAAAAGAAAGTGAACCTTACGGGAGCTGTGAACCAGATCAGCGGCGATGATCTGCGGGACCGGCCGGTGACCAATATCAGCTCCATGCTGCAGGGCGCCATGCCCAACCTGAATATCAGAGTGGCGAGCGGAACGCCGGGAGAGATGGGCGACCTGAATATCCGCGGCGTGACTTCCATCAGCGGGAATACAGCGCAAACAGGCGCTCCGCTGGTGTTGATCGATGGTATTCCCGGTACGCTGGACCGGTTGAACCCGGAAGAAGTACAATCCATCTCCGTATTGAAAGATGCTGCTTCGGCTGCCGTGTACGGGGCCAGGGGCGCCTTTGGCGTGGTGCTGGTGACCACCAAAAGCGGTAGCTCAGGCAGAACGGTGGTAAGGTATAACAACTCTTTTGGCTTTGCCACACCCACCGTCAGCACCGATTTTATGACCACCGCCTATGACTGGATGAAACTGAATGACGCCGCACTGGCACATATCGGCGGCTATTCCGGTTATACCGAAAGAGATTATGAAGAACTGCTGGCCCGCAGAAACGATAAAACAGAAGATCCCTCCCGCCCCTGGGTCACCATCCAGAACAGGAATGGTCGCGACCAATACGTGTACTACGGCAACTACGACTGGTGGGATATCATGTTCACCAAATACCAGCCGACCCAGAACCACAACCTTTCCCTGAGCGGCGGTAACGACAAGGTGACCTTCATGATCAATGGAAACATGAAAACAATGGATGGCATCATGCGCATCCAGACAGATAAATACAGCTCCAAGACCCTGCGGTCCAAAGTTTCCGCCAAGCTTTACCCATGGCTGAAAGTGTCCAACAAACACCAACTTCTACCATTCCAGCTACGATTACTTCGGCCGCGAAGGCGGCGGCAGCGCGAACTTCACCCACATCAACGTGCATGCTTCACCCGCCTACGCCCCCATCAATCCGGATGGCACGCAGCTATATCACCGGTCTCAACAACTACGATATCGGGGACGGCATTTTTGCCATGCTGA
- a CDS encoding SusC/RagA family TonB-linked outer membrane protein, with the protein MARSYITGLNNYDIGDGIFAMLIDGNTRGRNRKYELTTINEVNITPFKDFNITGNYSFNMYTDPSYYRQVPGKYSLYPGVIETTPKYNVDKLTESQQFNQVHVMNLYADYFKSFNKTHNFKVLVGYNQELNVPKKITAARMDISSESLNDLNLGTGEQTVFGGSSEYSLIGIFYRLNYDYKGKYLLETNGRYDGSSRFPKHDRWGFFPSVSAGWRVSEEDFFHPLKNIVSDLKLRGSVGSLGNQAVSSAYPYISTLAPGTMAYMLDGERAKYYAVPAPVSADLTWEQVTSYNVGVDVSFLKNRLNVSYDQYVRNTTGMLSGGVQLPSVFGATEPLVNVADLQTKGFEFTANWRDQFMVAGKPFRYNAGVTLSDNHTVITKIINSTRLTNSLYEGKQVGEIWGYVTDGFFRTDAEAKTYPVDQTWLNRVRQDNNIPIRAGDLRWLDLNGDGKISAGANTVDDPGDQRVVGNSTPRYMYAFNLGANWNNFDLSIFFQGLGKMNWYPGNNADRFWGPYSRPYFSFIPADFEKDVYSETNKDAYFPNLLAYVALNANNELRATNNRYMQDLAYLRLKNLTLGYTLPHNLLSRFKVQRFRVFVSGENLVTWTKLRSKYIDPEQAMSQAHGRVYPFSKNYAFGFDVSF; encoded by the coding sequence ATGGCACGCAGCTATATCACCGGTCTCAACAACTACGATATCGGGGACGGCATTTTTGCCATGCTGATAGACGGCAATACGAGGGGACGTAACCGCAAGTACGAGCTCACCACGATCAATGAGGTGAATATCACGCCGTTCAAAGATTTTAATATCACCGGCAATTACAGCTTCAATATGTACACGGACCCCAGCTATTACCGCCAGGTGCCGGGTAAATATTCGCTGTACCCGGGCGTGATCGAAACTACTCCGAAGTATAATGTGGACAAGCTGACGGAATCCCAGCAATTCAACCAGGTGCATGTGATGAACCTGTATGCGGATTATTTCAAGAGCTTTAACAAGACGCATAATTTCAAGGTGCTGGTGGGCTACAACCAGGAGCTGAATGTGCCAAAGAAGATCACCGCCGCCCGGATGGATATCTCCTCCGAAAGCCTGAACGATCTGAACCTCGGTACCGGCGAACAGACGGTATTCGGCGGTTCCAGCGAATATTCGCTGATCGGTATCTTCTATCGCCTTAACTATGACTATAAAGGCAAATACCTCCTGGAGACCAATGGCCGCTATGACGGCAGCTCCCGTTTCCCGAAGCATGACCGCTGGGGCTTTTTCCCTTCCGTGTCCGCAGGCTGGCGTGTAAGTGAGGAGGATTTTTTCCATCCCCTTAAAAATATTGTCAGCGACCTCAAACTGAGAGGCTCTGTAGGTTCGCTGGGCAACCAGGCGGTAAGCAGCGCCTATCCCTATATTTCCACGCTTGCCCCCGGCACCATGGCTTATATGCTGGATGGAGAACGCGCCAAATATTATGCTGTGCCGGCGCCGGTTTCTGCGGACCTGACCTGGGAGCAGGTGACTTCCTACAACGTGGGTGTTGATGTGAGCTTCCTCAAGAACCGCCTGAACGTCAGTTATGACCAGTATGTACGGAATACTACCGGCATGTTGAGCGGTGGTGTGCAGCTGCCCAGTGTTTTCGGTGCAACAGAACCGCTGGTGAATGTAGCCGATCTGCAAACAAAGGGTTTTGAGTTTACTGCCAACTGGCGGGATCAGTTCATGGTGGCAGGAAAACCCTTTCGCTATAACGCCGGCGTCACGCTGAGCGACAATCACACCGTGATCACGAAGATCATCAATTCTACGAGACTGACCAACAGTCTGTATGAAGGTAAACAGGTGGGTGAGATATGGGGATACGTTACAGACGGGTTCTTCAGGACCGATGCGGAAGCAAAGACCTATCCGGTGGATCAGACTTGGCTGAACCGGGTAAGGCAGGATAATAACATTCCCATCCGCGCAGGCGACCTTCGCTGGCTGGACCTGAACGGGGATGGCAAGATCAGTGCGGGCGCCAATACCGTGGATGATCCGGGCGATCAGCGGGTAGTAGGCAACTCCACTCCGCGGTATATGTATGCCTTCAATCTCGGCGCCAACTGGAACAATTTCGATCTCTCCATATTCTTTCAGGGCCTCGGCAAAATGAACTGGTATCCCGGTAATAACGCAGACCGTTTCTGGGGGCCTTATTCAAGACCTTATTTCTCTTTCATACCGGCCGATTTTGAAAAGGATGTTTATTCCGAAACAAATAAAGATGCCTACTTCCCGAACCTCCTGGCTTATGTGGCGCTGAACGCCAACAACGAGCTGAGAGCGACGAATAACAGGTATATGCAGGACCTGGCTTACCTGCGGCTGAAGAACCTTACGCTGGGTTATACTTTACCGCATAACCTGCTGAGCCGTTTCAAAGTGCAGCGCTTCAGGGTGTTCGTCAGCGGGGAGAACCTGGTGACGTGGACGAAGCTGAGAAGCAAGTACATCGATCCGGAGCAGGCGATGTCGCAAGCCCACGGACGGGTATATCCGTTCAGCAAAAATTATGCGTTCGGCTTCGATGTTTCCTTCTAA
- a CDS encoding RagB/SusD family nutrient uptake outer membrane protein produces MKNINSKLLLLISALCFSACSKDFLERYPTASVSPPTFFQTENDFKTYTNLFYSYLPDGADIYGESSDNIVKSSVGREISGTRLIPTTDAKWGWAPLRSINFMLTSENVKNYKDVAIRDKYAGLARFFRAWFYFEKVRYFGDVPWYNVVIETTDAENLFKPRDPRTLIVDSILADIDFAIDHLDATKSVERVTKWTALALKSRICLYEGTWRKYHTEFNLPDADRLLNECVEASQILMEEGPYTVYNKTTGPSGKPYQDLFATLTLDPVADEIILGRRYSNELSLKHGLQFYITARTQGKPGLEKRLVNSYLMADGSRFTDIPGYATMQFFDEVRDRDPRLAQTIRTPGYTRIGQTTVIAPDFEATMTGYQPIKWMNDPSFDGNGQSIQDLLLFRLGEVLLNYAEAKAELGTLNQTDIDKSIKLLRDRVGMPNLDIAAANANPDPYQAALYPRVTGVNTGVILEIRRERRIELVMENDLRWEDLMRWKEGQLLTTPFQGMYFPGAGFYDLDRNGAMDVEIYTGAKPPATGPYQIPASDLSGGTSGNIVTNRNIVKTFDESKDYLWPLPIEDLTLNPKLDQNPNWK; encoded by the coding sequence ATGAAAAATATTAACAGCAAATTGCTCCTGCTCATCTCCGCCTTGTGCTTCTCTGCATGCAGCAAGGACTTCCTGGAAAGGTATCCTACGGCCTCCGTTTCGCCGCCTACCTTTTTCCAGACCGAGAATGATTTCAAGACCTACACCAATCTCTTTTATTCTTACCTCCCCGACGGGGCGGATATCTACGGCGAATCTTCCGATAATATCGTGAAATCGTCCGTTGGCCGGGAGATCAGCGGCACCCGCCTGATTCCCACCACGGATGCCAAATGGGGATGGGCCCCGCTGCGCAGCATCAACTTTATGCTCACCAGCGAAAATGTAAAGAATTACAAGGATGTGGCCATACGCGACAAGTACGCGGGCCTCGCCAGGTTCTTCAGGGCCTGGTTCTATTTCGAAAAGGTGCGCTATTTCGGCGATGTGCCCTGGTACAATGTGGTCATAGAGACCACTGATGCGGAAAACCTGTTCAAGCCACGCGATCCCCGCACGCTCATCGTGGATTCCATACTGGCCGATATCGATTTCGCTATCGATCACCTGGATGCAACGAAAAGTGTGGAACGGGTAACGAAATGGACCGCGCTTGCGCTGAAGTCGAGAATATGCCTGTATGAAGGCACCTGGCGCAAGTATCATACGGAATTCAATCTGCCGGATGCGGACAGGCTGCTGAATGAATGTGTGGAAGCCTCGCAGATATTGATGGAAGAAGGGCCGTACACCGTGTACAATAAAACTACAGGGCCAAGTGGCAAACCTTACCAGGACCTGTTCGCGACATTAACGCTGGACCCGGTGGCAGACGAGATCATTCTCGGCCGCCGCTATTCCAATGAACTGTCATTGAAACACGGTCTCCAGTTTTACATCACTGCCAGAACACAGGGCAAGCCCGGTCTGGAGAAAAGGCTCGTCAACAGTTACCTGATGGCGGACGGTTCCCGGTTTACCGATATTCCCGGATATGCCACCATGCAATTCTTCGATGAAGTGCGGGACCGTGATCCGCGCCTGGCGCAGACCATCCGCACACCGGGCTATACGCGTATCGGGCAGACCACGGTTATTGCGCCGGACTTTGAGGCGACCATGACGGGGTATCAGCCCATCAAATGGATGAACGATCCTTCTTTCGACGGCAACGGGCAGTCCATCCAGGACCTGCTGTTGTTCAGGCTGGGAGAAGTGTTGCTGAACTACGCGGAAGCCAAAGCCGAGCTGGGCACCCTTAACCAGACGGATATCGACAAATCCATCAAGCTCCTGAGAGACCGCGTTGGCATGCCCAACCTGGATATAGCCGCCGCCAACGCAAACCCCGATCCTTACCAGGCAGCATTGTACCCGCGCGTGACCGGCGTCAACACAGGCGTTATCCTGGAGATCAGAAGAGAACGCCGCATCGAACTGGTGATGGAGAACGATCTCCGGTGGGAAGACCTCATGCGCTGGAAAGAAGGGCAGCTGCTCACAACACCCTTCCAGGGCATGTATTTTCCCGGCGCAGGGTTTTATGATCTGGACAGGAACGGTGCGATGGACGTGGAGATATATACCGGTGCGAAACCACCGGCCACCGGCCCGTACCAGATACCCGCCAGCGATCTTTCCGGCGGTACAAGCGGCAACATCGTCACTAACCGGAACATCGTTAAAACATTCGATGAATCAAAGGATTACCTCTGGCCGCTGCCGATAGAGGACCTTACACTGAATCCAAAACTGGACCAGAACCCGAACTGGAAGTAA
- a CDS encoding endonuclease/exonuclease/phosphatase family protein, with protein MDYMIRKIFLPLALCAGILSCNKDPYLPNTEPVYLELGNGDATYGGDNDQEQRLDVIRYMTYNIHAAAPPALPGTTDLDAIAEVINQANVDVVFLQEVDKNTGRNGYSGDQAAELAAMTQMNFSFFSAIPYQRGFYGVAILSKYPLKGIKKYFLPKEDEVHEQRVLGTAIVDLPGVDSIAVAVTHLQHNSAGSRVEQITEVAAILAGTKQPLLLGGDMNEKPETAAFFSVFDGAFTRTCMGVNCPNTFSAQNPASIIDYLAFRPASAFTINSHLVIAEHSASDHLPVLSELKINR; from the coding sequence ATGGACTATATGATACGCAAGATATTTTTACCGTTGGCTTTGTGCGCAGGCATATTATCCTGCAACAAAGACCCTTACTTACCCAACACTGAACCCGTTTATCTTGAACTGGGGAATGGAGATGCTACTTACGGCGGAGATAATGATCAGGAGCAGCGGCTGGATGTGATCCGGTACATGACCTACAACATTCATGCTGCTGCGCCTCCCGCGCTGCCCGGGACCACCGATCTCGATGCCATTGCGGAAGTGATCAACCAGGCTAATGTGGACGTTGTTTTTCTGCAGGAAGTGGATAAGAACACCGGCCGGAACGGTTATTCCGGCGATCAGGCCGCTGAACTGGCGGCCATGACGCAGATGAATTTCAGCTTCTTTTCCGCTATACCCTACCAGCGCGGATTTTACGGCGTAGCTATTTTAAGCAAATATCCGCTGAAAGGGATAAAAAAATACTTCCTCCCGAAAGAAGACGAAGTGCATGAGCAAAGGGTGCTGGGTACGGCGATCGTAGACCTGCCCGGCGTGGATTCCATAGCGGTAGCCGTAACCCATCTGCAGCACAACAGTGCGGGCAGCAGGGTGGAGCAGATAACGGAAGTGGCGGCCATACTGGCTGGTACAAAGCAGCCGCTGCTCCTTGGCGGGGATATGAACGAAAAGCCGGAAACAGCGGCGTTCTTCTCGGTATTTGACGGCGCTTTTACCCGCACCTGTATGGGCGTGAACTGCCCCAATACTTTCAGCGCGCAAAACCCTGCGTCCATCATCGATTATCTGGCATTCCGGCCGGCAAGCGCGTTTACGATCAACAGCCACCTGGTGATCGCGGAGCATAGTGCTTCAGATCATTTGCCGGTATTGTCAGAACTGAAAATTAACCGATAA